In one Candidatus Nitronereus thalassa genomic region, the following are encoded:
- a CDS encoding Mrp/NBP35 family ATP-binding protein, whose amino-acid sequence MSDEQAQQPAPPPQPEPEKLLPGVKYIVAISSGKGGVGKSTVSTNLAVALAQSGAKVGLMDADIYGPNIPMMMGVSGPGGKEGEKILPGEAHGVKVISMAFFVPEETAVVWRGPMVHTAVTQFFRDVLWGDLDYLLIDLPPGTGDAQLSLSQLVPMTGAIAVTTPQEVSLYDVRKGLRMFQKVNVPLLGVIENMSSFICGHCGHQTDIFSHGGGEQAAKKFEIPFLGRVPLDPAIRECGDAGTPIVVANPESPQSKAFAEIAEALRKQIEGEGGAKSGASIGDMLKKLKEPMGLN is encoded by the coding sequence ATGAGTGATGAACAAGCACAACAACCTGCTCCACCCCCGCAACCCGAACCCGAGAAGTTGCTGCCGGGGGTAAAATATATTGTCGCGATCAGTAGTGGAAAGGGTGGAGTCGGGAAGTCCACGGTGTCGACGAATTTGGCTGTGGCGTTGGCGCAATCTGGTGCAAAAGTTGGGTTGATGGATGCGGACATTTATGGCCCCAATATCCCCATGATGATGGGCGTCTCCGGTCCTGGAGGTAAGGAGGGGGAAAAGATTTTGCCGGGTGAGGCTCACGGAGTGAAGGTGATTTCCATGGCCTTTTTTGTGCCGGAGGAAACCGCAGTGGTGTGGCGGGGGCCGATGGTGCATACGGCTGTCACGCAGTTTTTCCGGGATGTGTTGTGGGGTGACCTCGATTACTTGTTAATTGATTTGCCCCCGGGTACCGGCGATGCGCAGCTGAGTTTGTCGCAATTGGTCCCAATGACCGGGGCGATTGCAGTGACGACCCCGCAAGAAGTCTCGCTCTATGATGTGCGGAAGGGCTTACGCATGTTTCAAAAGGTGAATGTGCCACTCTTGGGCGTGATTGAAAACATGAGTAGCTTCATCTGTGGGCATTGTGGTCATCAGACAGATATTTTCTCACATGGTGGTGGGGAACAGGCTGCGAAAAAATTTGAGATTCCTTTCCTTGGCCGGGTGCCCTTGGATCCTGCGATTCGTGAATGTGGAGATGCTGGGACGCCGATTGTGGTGGCCAATCCTGAGTCTCCGCAGTCCAAAGCCTTTGCAGAAATTGCGGAAGCGTTACGTAAGCAAATTG
- a CDS encoding DUF2442 domain-containing protein, with the protein MRITELQAQSNWVLSIVADDGRVGQFDVSPYLQYEAFEALRDQKEFVKVINGGYFVEWDCGADLSTDTIEAGWQVVGNTASQKTA; encoded by the coding sequence ATGAGAATTACAGAACTTCAGGCACAATCAAACTGGGTTTTATCTATCGTTGCGGATGATGGTCGCGTTGGCCAATTTGATGTCAGCCCGTATCTTCAATATGAGGCATTCGAGGCCCTTCGAGACCAGAAAGAATTTGTGAAGGTTATCAATGGCGGGTACTTTGTCGAATGGGATTGTGGTGCTGATTTGTCAACCGACACCATTGAGGCAGGATGGCAGGTTGTTGGAAATACAGCCAGCCAGAAAACCGCCTAG
- a CDS encoding DUF4160 domain-containing protein: MPTISMFYGILIRMFFRDIEKHHVPHIHADYQGDVAVYSIPDGTLLAGNLPPNKHKLVVAWIEIHQEDLLADWDLAVNGKKPFPIKGLDQ, translated from the coding sequence ATGCCAACAATTTCCATGTTTTACGGGATTCTGATCAGGATGTTTTTTCGAGATATTGAGAAACATCACGTACCCCATATTCATGCCGATTACCAAGGCGATGTGGCCGTATATTCAATCCCTGACGGAACACTTCTGGCCGGAAATCTTCCTCCGAATAAGCACAAATTGGTTGTCGCATGGATCGAAATTCATCAAGAAGATTTACTGGCGGACTGGGATTTGGCTGTCAATGGTAAGAAACCATTTCCAATCAAAGGACTTGACCAATGA
- a CDS encoding DEAD/DEAH box helicase: MLNYLKALPPNIVYTLAPKDYVVRGYDYFHQERLESLRWEHDRTLLTAVVRGTKRYGVSISIVDNDLNYVCNCPVWTPARQCKHVICALLTIINLLAPIHFKVARHQPRRLEKLRAALLFDKSGTFQKLRGSLPLKPATPAQPDNFELVIHLRDRQPELSVRNHGQRLYTLRGVPETLAYFIGDFYHSFPVHRDRFAQHLQAEGNNYPILFEADGEQMTLKWEPFHRCETHTELNVVDGEVTLKPLYVLDRAVKPRVKLFWDYAVDLDRQVLVRVEEPNEWDPQAMLYDEWMYGLEALDDDQVFSLSREYRGWERLMNRTEQSYTPRKSAIFERRPMTLPLRRVQAMPMQIPRPHLEATQQRLVLKVNGLVTRLPHETGEPVCEKPRFRLVAYPIKDASGSTDGMPSVAALRAECWWGECYAPPHAATFSFFTYLERYRSLPVPLRTQRRKKILRETFLKLLTLSQPSEVESLLRTELSGSDFQRLDTKRAGKHLLKQFFSAYRDPEVRLQFHQGQWKLLSIEKSKEALMYLLPYQQFGMKVFESMGRHDEMRLPLNVLHQGLPHLYDLCRAAGIELFYHTKPVALPQWELSLEAQRPAGIDWFELRPEIRCDGQSMTEAAVKEVMQGNGIIEKDDVVHIFPVQTQEAIQAFSSFYQQEQAAQGKKREWVRVPRLQIFDWIALRKQGVKISLPPEDEAMIDRLMHLEHIEMPPLPQRLNATLRAYQKNGYGWLAFLYQHRFGACLADDMGLGKTVQAISLFGGIKEGIIPAITNQPAPHLVVLPPSLLFNWEQEIQKFYPSLRVHMYAGPDRSPNFTACDVVLTTYGVVRRDITMLETIPFHLIVFDEAQTVKNIYAETTSAVRRLQGAFKMVMTGTPLENHIGEYFSLIDLSVPGLLGDYDKMKSKITSASSSVLGVLTQRTKPFVLRRTKEQILKELPPKTETDVYLDLTEKQKSLYQHTIAQIRPTIDDAYRSKTQAQARIIALTAILKLRQLCLSPRLLQDDSHDSSPKITFIIERLAELMEAGHSALVFSQFTSFLDLVEASLVSHHIPYARLDGSTPTAKRRTLVKKFQEGEGASVFLLSLKAGGQGLNLTKASYVFHLDPWWNPAVENQASDRAHRIGQTQKVSILRILMRHSVEEKMMALKDQKSALYQAVLEGTTHRGTGASITKEDFDFLLT; the protein is encoded by the coding sequence ATGCTGAATTACCTGAAGGCACTGCCGCCGAATATTGTCTATACCTTGGCGCCCAAGGACTATGTGGTGCGGGGGTATGACTATTTCCATCAGGAACGACTGGAGTCGTTGAGATGGGAGCATGATCGGACTCTGCTTACCGCAGTGGTGCGGGGTACCAAGCGATATGGGGTCAGTATTTCGATTGTGGATAATGATCTGAATTATGTGTGCAATTGTCCCGTCTGGACTCCGGCGAGGCAATGTAAACACGTCATTTGCGCGCTGCTCACGATCATTAATCTTCTGGCTCCTATTCACTTTAAAGTGGCGCGGCATCAACCTCGTCGGTTGGAGAAACTCAGGGCGGCGTTGTTGTTCGATAAAAGTGGCACGTTTCAAAAACTACGCGGGTCCTTGCCCCTCAAACCTGCCACCCCCGCGCAACCTGATAATTTTGAACTGGTGATCCATCTTCGAGATCGCCAACCCGAGCTGTCCGTCCGCAACCACGGACAACGGCTGTACACGCTTCGTGGCGTGCCCGAGACATTGGCGTATTTTATTGGCGATTTTTACCATTCGTTTCCCGTGCATCGCGATCGATTCGCACAGCATTTACAAGCCGAGGGAAACAACTATCCCATCCTTTTTGAAGCAGATGGCGAACAGATGACGCTTAAATGGGAACCGTTTCACCGCTGTGAGACCCATACCGAGTTGAATGTGGTGGATGGGGAAGTCACCCTCAAGCCGTTGTACGTCTTGGATCGTGCGGTGAAACCTCGCGTGAAGTTGTTTTGGGATTATGCGGTGGATCTCGACCGGCAAGTCTTGGTCAGGGTCGAAGAACCCAACGAATGGGATCCGCAAGCCATGCTCTATGACGAATGGATGTATGGTCTCGAAGCGTTGGATGATGACCAGGTGTTTTCCCTCTCTCGGGAATATCGAGGGTGGGAACGGCTCATGAATCGGACAGAACAGTCGTATACTCCAAGGAAATCGGCCATTTTCGAGCGTCGCCCCATGACGCTGCCGTTGCGCCGTGTGCAGGCCATGCCCATGCAGATTCCTCGTCCCCATCTTGAAGCCACGCAGCAACGGCTCGTGCTAAAAGTCAATGGCCTTGTGACCAGGCTCCCCCACGAAACTGGTGAGCCGGTTTGTGAAAAGCCGCGATTTCGGTTAGTGGCGTATCCCATTAAAGACGCTTCGGGATCCACAGATGGTATGCCTTCCGTGGCAGCGCTTCGGGCGGAATGTTGGTGGGGGGAATGTTATGCGCCTCCTCATGCGGCGACATTTAGTTTTTTCACCTATCTGGAACGATACCGCAGTTTGCCGGTGCCCCTTCGAACTCAACGACGGAAAAAGATTCTCCGGGAAACGTTTTTAAAACTCCTGACCCTGTCTCAGCCGTCCGAAGTTGAGAGTCTTCTCCGCACTGAACTTTCGGGTTCAGATTTTCAGCGCTTGGATACGAAGCGGGCAGGCAAGCACCTACTCAAGCAGTTTTTCTCCGCGTATCGTGACCCCGAGGTTCGGCTTCAATTTCATCAAGGACAGTGGAAACTCCTGTCGATTGAAAAATCCAAAGAGGCCTTGATGTATCTGTTGCCCTACCAGCAGTTTGGTATGAAGGTGTTTGAATCCATGGGGCGGCACGATGAAATGCGGTTGCCGCTCAATGTCCTGCATCAAGGCCTGCCCCATCTATATGACCTGTGCCGAGCGGCGGGCATTGAACTGTTTTACCATACGAAGCCGGTAGCCCTCCCGCAGTGGGAACTGTCTCTGGAGGCGCAACGTCCAGCGGGAATTGATTGGTTTGAGCTCCGCCCGGAAATCCGGTGTGACGGCCAATCGATGACCGAAGCCGCAGTCAAGGAAGTCATGCAAGGAAATGGCATTATTGAAAAGGACGACGTGGTGCACATTTTTCCTGTGCAGACGCAGGAGGCCATTCAGGCGTTTTCATCGTTTTATCAACAGGAGCAAGCTGCTCAGGGAAAGAAACGAGAATGGGTGCGCGTACCCCGGTTGCAGATTTTTGATTGGATCGCGCTTCGGAAACAAGGGGTGAAGATTTCCTTGCCACCTGAGGATGAAGCGATGATCGATCGTTTGATGCATTTAGAGCATATTGAGATGCCTCCATTGCCTCAACGGTTGAATGCGACACTCAGGGCTTATCAAAAAAATGGCTATGGATGGTTGGCGTTTCTCTATCAACATCGTTTTGGCGCGTGTTTGGCGGATGACATGGGCCTGGGGAAAACCGTTCAAGCCATCAGCTTATTTGGGGGAATCAAGGAAGGCATTATCCCGGCCATCACGAATCAGCCAGCGCCACATTTGGTCGTGCTGCCTCCAAGCCTGTTGTTTAATTGGGAACAAGAGATACAAAAGTTTTATCCCTCGTTGCGGGTCCACATGTACGCCGGTCCTGATCGTTCACCAAACTTTACAGCTTGCGATGTCGTGCTCACGACGTACGGGGTGGTTCGGCGGGATATTACCATGTTGGAAACCATTCCCTTCCATTTGATTGTGTTTGATGAAGCCCAAACGGTCAAAAATATTTATGCCGAGACCACGAGCGCCGTTCGCCGATTACAAGGGGCGTTTAAAATGGTGATGACGGGCACGCCCTTGGAAAATCATATTGGTGAATATTTTTCACTGATCGATTTGAGTGTCCCAGGGTTGTTAGGCGACTATGACAAAATGAAATCAAAAATTACTTCCGCATCATCATCCGTCCTTGGCGTGCTCACACAGCGCACCAAGCCATTCGTATTACGTCGAACCAAAGAGCAAATTCTCAAAGAGCTGCCGCCGAAAACTGAAACCGATGTCTATTTGGATCTGACAGAGAAACAGAAGTCACTCTATCAACACACCATTGCCCAAATTCGTCCGACGATTGACGATGCCTACCGGTCGAAAACGCAGGCGCAGGCACGCATCATTGCGCTCACCGCCATTTTGAAGCTCCGTCAACTCTGTTTGTCCCCAAGGTTGCTTCAAGATGACTCGCATGACTCATCGCCCAAGATTACGTTTATCATTGAGCGATTAGCCGAACTCATGGAAGCTGGTCATAGTGCGCTGGTATTTTCGCAGTTTACGTCGTTTCTGGATTTAGTCGAAGCCAGCTTGGTGAGTCATCATATTCCGTATGCTCGCTTAGATGGATCCACGCCGACCGCGAAACGCCGAACGCTTGTGAAAAAATTTCAAGAAGGAGAGGGGGCTTCGGTGTTCTTGCTCAGCTTAAAAGCTGGCGGGCAAGGGCTGAATCTTACTAAGGCTTCTTATGTGTTTCACCTGGACCCGTGGTGGAATCCTGCCGTGGAAAATCAAGCCTCTGATCGTGCCCACCGCATTGGCCAAACCCAAAAGGTTTCGATTTTGCGGATTCTCATGCGCCATTCGGTGGAAGAAAAAATGATGGCACTGAAAGACCAAAAATCGGCCCTTTATCAAGCCGTCCTCGAAGGCACCACCCATCGAGGCACAGGGGCGTCGATTACCAAAGAAGATTTTGATTTTCTGTTGACATAG
- the lgt gene encoding prolipoprotein diacylglyceryl transferase, translated as MPFPEIDPVFFSLGPLKFRWYGLMYLLGLSGAYFLIRSRARAKNISLSQEQLYDLIVYAALGVFLGGRIGYTLFYNAAYYVEHPLSILAVWEGGMSFHGGLIGTCIALWIFCRRKGFAPYTIADLAAQAVPIGLGFGRIGNFINGELYGRPTDVDWCMVFPRGGDACRHPSQLYEAGLEGVALFLLLWIIGRRDTPPGTVFWTFICGYGIFRSFVELFREPDAHLGLLLGPLTMGQLLSFPMVLLGLLMILIGYRNRALKTR; from the coding sequence CTGCCTTTCCCTGAAATAGATCCGGTTTTTTTTAGTCTCGGGCCTTTGAAGTTTCGCTGGTATGGGCTCATGTATTTGTTGGGCCTCTCAGGGGCCTATTTTCTGATTCGATCCCGTGCAAGGGCCAAAAACATTTCACTGAGCCAGGAACAGCTTTATGACCTGATTGTCTATGCCGCCTTGGGCGTGTTTCTCGGCGGGCGAATCGGCTACACACTGTTTTACAATGCGGCCTATTACGTCGAGCATCCCTTAAGCATCTTGGCGGTATGGGAAGGTGGTATGTCCTTCCACGGCGGACTGATCGGAACATGTATCGCTTTATGGATCTTTTGCCGACGAAAAGGATTTGCTCCCTATACCATCGCCGACCTGGCCGCGCAGGCGGTGCCGATAGGACTAGGATTTGGAAGGATTGGCAATTTTATTAATGGAGAACTCTATGGCCGACCCACGGATGTCGATTGGTGCATGGTTTTTCCGCGAGGCGGAGATGCCTGCCGTCACCCCTCGCAATTGTATGAGGCTGGACTCGAAGGGGTGGCTTTATTTCTTTTACTTTGGATCATCGGACGGCGCGACACACCGCCCGGGACCGTCTTTTGGACCTTTATTTGCGGTTATGGGATATTCCGAAGTTTTGTAGAATTGTTTCGGGAACCCGATGCCCACCTCGGGTTGCTCCTTGGTCCGCTAACCATGGGACAACTGTTAAGCTTTCCCATGGTCCTTCTTGGTCTTTTGATGATCCTGATCGGATACCGAAACCGTGCCCTGAAAACTCGGTAG
- a CDS encoding tetratricopeptide repeat protein, with protein MGLGRWFLSGVFLWIIVLGACTTAPKEVKQPTLHAPTNANPMASSAISEGNELFASGRWQAAREQYEKAIAVQHTVAEAHYNLALTLDQMGNREEARAHYMEAANLAPGHQVIWNSPVLRRYGDVPVDSKKGNASAPVLPSLGGAGGLLGGGGGGAPGGY; from the coding sequence ATGGGCCTTGGGAGATGGTTTTTGAGCGGTGTCTTTTTGTGGATCATCGTATTAGGTGCTTGCACCACTGCGCCGAAAGAGGTCAAGCAACCAACATTGCATGCGCCGACTAATGCAAATCCGATGGCCAGTTCGGCCATCAGCGAAGGTAACGAACTCTTTGCGTCGGGGCGGTGGCAGGCGGCCAGAGAACAATATGAAAAGGCTATAGCCGTTCAGCACACCGTAGCCGAGGCGCATTACAATTTAGCGTTAACCCTGGATCAAATGGGGAACCGGGAAGAGGCTCGTGCTCATTATATGGAAGCCGCAAATTTGGCCCCAGGGCATCAGGTGATTTGGAATTCTCCGGTGTTGCGTCGATATGGAGATGTCCCGGTTGATAGTAAGAAAGGCAATGCTTCCGCGCCAGTTCTTCCGTCATTAGGTGGTGCCGGAGGTTTGTTGGGTGGTGGGGGCGGTGGTGCTCCTGGAGGTTACTAA
- a CDS encoding UvrD-helicase domain-containing protein — protein sequence MRPPLADQAVRERAASAADVNIVVTAGAGTGKTTLLIDRLTHLLLRPRQRVTINQIVALTFTNKAASEMKLRLRQRLLVMQDLARGASSQVDPSSYEARVLRDLQALYGVPDQHVAEIAEQTLHDLERARMETIHSFAAYVLRLFPIEAGVDPSFQEDDGTQFEAHFHQKWTQWLDRELGKGSIHRAQWRTILQLVSLDELRVFTHALMDELVPLVGLSHFEAVNGLSDSIQHWLVGLVTTGRALRTVYAKDQKLETLLDEAIRQLEALSRGCAADSEEILTHRSIPPQTKSWSDEDYEKAQCIIKVAKASRRLMPKELGEFLGLVLPFAEKCQQSFVKEGWVSFNGLLAKVRNLLRDSPKVRREIKSQFHAILVDEFQDTDPVQYELILYLAEEIHREVREWSHVRLEPGKLFIVGDPKQSIYAFRRADIEAYDSVIQDFVLGSGSGGEQLTLRSNFRSHSNVLVPVNACCREWFPHVAVKGVQPQYEDLLPVDSELAASAEEGVQVRIVRSCEEVVDADAATRAEAQELARWLAEEVFDRQQLHIKQVSVSIQPRHVAILFRTLTHLRTYVDALRQYGIPYVTEGEKHFYERQEIVDCIHLLRVLADPHDRLALVGVLRSPIGGCSDDVVATLLSKGHLDDWHRKPVSSDLPLIFHCLQDLRSEILRRPVADALDLIIRSTPLIELTAASMDGEQAVANVRKLEAIANEYAQRSGGGFRQVVETLTQWIHDPPPEAESSLVDDDAHSLPSTGAVRLMSIHKAKGLEFPMVILAGLHRGADPKGKSIWVNHDWLSDCLGMRLGSYYSLGGVFLETKMEARQRAEQIRLLYVAMTRAQRRLVLSAGLPTTSGASSRGMLGMIVKGLGIDVEVFNSPQQDSAQCTLKVGTASVMLEVVTASKEIKFGRQQNSYPWRKLHAEDIQDPSPWFERYAQMAEGYGRHLIVTPTRLGERKGEPMSEFEPEPVHVSAPPSHGPAGPFFRDRQALVGTLAHRVLQTWNFQDDPEKLPGWISNICTLGVPENWQHDVQGVTKELRDLFNAFVCTAPYVILRQAEILGREVPITVPWSRTDFSEATPGNGSPRVLHGVIDVVYRWQNQVWVGDYKTTAMSVDSMNRIVANYRGQAIAYREALQGVFGEMPVRAHLIFLRSGSSVEV from the coding sequence ATGAGACCACCACTCGCCGATCAAGCCGTCCGAGAGCGAGCAGCATCAGCTGCCGATGTGAATATCGTGGTTACGGCGGGTGCCGGAACCGGAAAAACCACGCTTCTTATCGATCGCCTGACACATCTCTTATTGCGTCCCCGCCAACGTGTGACCATCAATCAGATTGTGGCGCTCACCTTTACCAACAAGGCAGCCAGTGAAATGAAGTTGCGGCTCCGGCAACGCCTACTCGTCATGCAAGATTTGGCTCGTGGCGCGTCGAGTCAGGTTGATCCGTCTAGTTACGAAGCCAGGGTCCTGCGAGATCTTCAGGCCTTGTATGGCGTGCCGGATCAGCATGTGGCGGAAATCGCTGAACAAACCCTTCATGATTTAGAGCGGGCTCGCATGGAAACCATTCATAGTTTTGCCGCATATGTACTTCGGTTGTTTCCGATAGAGGCGGGTGTCGATCCTTCGTTCCAAGAGGATGACGGAACACAATTCGAGGCGCATTTTCATCAAAAATGGACTCAATGGTTGGATCGGGAATTGGGAAAGGGGAGTATCCATCGGGCTCAATGGCGAACCATTTTACAATTGGTGAGTCTGGATGAGTTGCGTGTGTTTACGCACGCATTGATGGATGAATTGGTGCCTCTCGTGGGTCTCTCCCACTTCGAGGCGGTGAATGGTCTTTCAGATTCGATCCAACATTGGCTTGTGGGGTTGGTCACGACAGGCCGGGCTTTACGAACGGTGTATGCCAAAGATCAAAAACTCGAGACGTTGCTGGACGAGGCCATTCGACAACTTGAAGCATTGTCTCGGGGATGTGCCGCCGATAGTGAAGAAATTCTCACGCATCGGTCAATTCCCCCGCAAACCAAGTCCTGGTCTGATGAGGATTATGAAAAAGCCCAATGCATCATCAAAGTGGCGAAGGCCAGTCGGCGTCTTATGCCAAAAGAGCTGGGAGAATTTTTGGGCTTGGTGCTTCCGTTTGCCGAAAAGTGCCAACAGAGTTTTGTTAAGGAAGGCTGGGTTTCCTTCAACGGGTTGTTGGCGAAAGTGCGAAACCTTCTTCGCGATTCGCCGAAGGTTCGACGGGAGATCAAATCCCAATTTCACGCGATCCTGGTGGATGAGTTTCAAGATACTGATCCTGTGCAATACGAACTTATTTTATACCTGGCGGAAGAAATTCATCGAGAGGTGCGGGAATGGTCTCATGTGCGGTTGGAACCAGGAAAATTATTCATCGTGGGCGACCCCAAACAATCGATTTATGCGTTTCGCCGCGCGGATATCGAAGCCTATGATTCTGTGATCCAAGATTTTGTGCTGGGCTCAGGTTCTGGGGGAGAGCAGCTGACTTTGCGCAGTAATTTTCGTTCGCATTCGAATGTATTGGTTCCAGTCAACGCCTGTTGTCGTGAGTGGTTTCCTCATGTGGCCGTCAAAGGAGTGCAGCCTCAATATGAAGACCTGTTGCCGGTGGACTCGGAGTTGGCTGCCTCGGCGGAGGAAGGCGTTCAGGTACGAATCGTGCGGTCTTGTGAGGAGGTGGTTGATGCCGATGCGGCTACTCGTGCCGAGGCTCAGGAGTTAGCCAGGTGGCTTGCCGAGGAGGTGTTCGATCGTCAGCAGCTACATATCAAACAAGTTTCTGTCTCTATTCAACCACGACATGTGGCGATTTTGTTTCGTACGTTAACTCATCTGCGTACGTATGTCGATGCGCTCAGGCAGTATGGCATTCCCTATGTAACCGAAGGGGAGAAGCATTTTTATGAACGTCAAGAAATTGTGGATTGTATCCATCTGCTACGGGTATTGGCCGATCCCCATGATCGTCTCGCCCTTGTGGGTGTGCTCCGTTCGCCCATAGGGGGGTGTTCTGATGATGTGGTCGCAACACTGTTGAGTAAGGGGCACCTTGATGATTGGCACCGAAAACCTGTGAGCTCGGATTTGCCGTTGATTTTTCATTGTCTACAAGATTTGCGTAGTGAGATATTGCGAAGGCCCGTAGCCGATGCTCTGGATTTAATAATCAGAAGCACCCCATTGATCGAATTGACGGCTGCGTCCATGGATGGAGAGCAAGCTGTCGCAAACGTGAGAAAACTGGAAGCCATTGCCAATGAATATGCTCAGCGATCCGGTGGGGGATTTCGACAGGTAGTTGAAACGCTTACGCAATGGATTCATGACCCTCCGCCTGAAGCGGAAAGTTCCTTGGTGGATGACGATGCCCATTCTCTCCCATCCACTGGTGCCGTTCGGCTCATGAGTATTCATAAGGCCAAGGGGTTGGAATTTCCCATGGTCATTCTCGCCGGCTTGCATCGAGGGGCTGATCCCAAAGGGAAATCGATTTGGGTTAACCACGACTGGCTCTCTGATTGTCTGGGCATGCGCCTAGGCTCGTATTATTCCTTGGGAGGAGTATTTCTTGAAACCAAAATGGAAGCGCGGCAACGGGCGGAACAGATTCGATTATTATATGTGGCCATGACCCGCGCGCAACGCCGTTTGGTGCTGTCTGCCGGGTTGCCCACGACCTCGGGCGCAAGTTCTCGGGGGATGCTGGGCATGATTGTGAAGGGTCTGGGAATTGATGTGGAGGTCTTCAATTCACCCCAACAGGATTCTGCTCAATGCACCCTGAAGGTTGGAACGGCATCCGTGATGCTCGAGGTGGTGACGGCCTCAAAAGAGATAAAGTTTGGTCGTCAACAAAATTCTTACCCATGGCGAAAACTTCATGCTGAAGACATCCAAGATCCTTCGCCATGGTTTGAACGATATGCGCAAATGGCCGAGGGATATGGGCGACACCTGATCGTCACTCCCACACGGTTGGGAGAAAGAAAGGGTGAGCCAATGAGTGAGTTTGAACCGGAGCCGGTCCATGTCTCTGCGCCGCCTTCGCATGGGCCGGCTGGTCCCTTTTTTCGAGATCGCCAAGCACTGGTGGGGACATTGGCGCATAGAGTGTTGCAAACCTGGAACTTTCAGGATGACCCAGAAAAACTTCCTGGTTGGATTAGCAACATCTGTACCCTAGGCGTACCAGAAAATTGGCAACATGATGTGCAGGGTGTAACCAAAGAATTGCGTGACCTTTTCAATGCCTTTGTCTGTACGGCACCCTACGTTATTCTTCGTCAAGCAGAGATTCTTGGACGGGAGGTGCCGATCACTGTTCCCTGGTCACGAACCGATTTTTCCGAAGCAACACCGGGAAACGGGTCTCCAAGGGTGCTGCATGGCGTGATTGATGTGGTGTATCGGTGGCAGAATCAAGTGTGGGTGGGAGATTATAAAACCACGGCGATGAGCGTGGACTCGATGAATCGGATAGTTGCCAATTATCGTGGCCAAGCGATAGCCTATCGAGAGGCGCTTCAGGGGGTTTTTGGTGAGATGCCAGTACGAGCGCACCTCATTTTTTTGCGAAGTGGTTCTTCTGTTGAGGTGTAA